The window CCTGCTTCATGCGCACCTTCGTTTCCTCGGAAATGCCGCCCCAGGTGAGTTCCTGAATTCGGAACGCCAGCCTCTTGCGCATCATGACCTTGCCGTATCCCGGCGGCTCCGTGCCGCATAGCTCCCGCCACTTGTCCCGCAGCTGGTCCAGGTCCATGGACTGCAGGGCCGCGATTCGGCGCAGCACCGTGGGGTCGTTGTAATTGGGGGACGCCTGGGCTCTTGTGAGGCTCGCCTTTGTCGCCGCCCCATTTTCCGCGCTCGCTTTCATTTTCCCACTCCTTTCTCCAGTGGTTCGACGGCCTTAACAGGGCTTCGGGGCGCTAAAAGATCAAGGCCATTCTCCGAGGGCCCGGCACTTTTATTCCGCCGAATTTCACATCGCCGGGCGGCCTCCTTGCGGTGCAGGCGCCGGATGCCCTCGGCCAGAATTTCGGCAATGAGGTCGAGGGCGT is drawn from Myxococcales bacterium and contains these coding sequences:
- a CDS encoding DUF2924 domain-containing protein gives rise to the protein MKASAENGAATKASLTRAQASPNYNDPTVLRRIAALQSMDLDQLRDKWRELCGTEPPGYGKVMMRKRLAFRIQELTWGGISEETKVRMKQVLKDAGYDELGRKVRTANPDQLLPGTMLIREWNNERHEVMVLDGGFDYRGRRFKSLSAVARHITGTKWNGPLFFGLRDNGDK